A stretch of Astyanax mexicanus isolate ESR-SI-001 chromosome 21, AstMex3_surface, whole genome shotgun sequence DNA encodes these proteins:
- the LOC103025432 gene encoding uncharacterized protein LOC103025432 isoform X1: MKDCAVILASFLTACLAVEVQFGGRVSLPCNSSAYGRGELDVQWEAMGKDVAFFQDGQLVSGSGYEGRLELQISQALEGDFSLTLNHAVMSDSDMYECLWQGKRSISTVILKVLPPSFPELHTMVREGEDVTLPCYANIPKNKPLEKMFIQWLKDDKEVLLLSSGEITTKSINGHLELPPTEDLKQGILSLNINAVTVSDQGVYRCLYRAVDFETPKSGDPETYTLRVLESTWMEEAFNVTEMTSLSSSTETTELTTSTNGDATTAQDTGTASTPWMEEAFNVTEMTSLSSSTETTELTTSTNGNATTAQDTATVTSEMLPQSNTTIDFTWFIDDASEGGTTIQDTTEEILPEPSPTADVFGFIVDNSADSTTIQDTEGVISQIHPQPSPTAHLIGFIADNSADSTTVEDTVEETIPHPSRTKDFAGLVADSRDDINGGQDLLEGEGESFELVLDEKVPWVRIGIISGVLLVTAALMGTLLALGKL; this comes from the exons ATGAAAGATTGTGCCGTGATTTTGGCATCATTTCTAACAG CATGTCTGGCTGTGGAGGTGCAGTTTGGGGGTCGGGTCTCGCTGCCCTGTAACAGCTCAGCGTACGGCCGGGGGGAACTGGACGTGCAGTGGGAGGCTATGGGAAAAGACGTTGCCTTCTTCCAGGATGGACAGCTCGTATCTGGATCCGGCTACGAGGGGCGACTGGAGCTCCAGATATCGCAGGCTCTGGAGGGGGACTTCTCTCTGACTCTGAATCATGCGGTGATGAGCGACTCTGACATGTACGAGTGTCTGTGGCAGGGGAAGAGGAGCATCTCCACGGTGATACTGAAGGTCTTGC CTCCATCGTTTCCTGAGCTACACACCATGGTACGAGAGGGGGAAGATGTCACACTGCCCTGCTACGCTAACATACCCAAAAATAAACCTCTGGAGAAAATGTTCATCCAGTGGTTGAAAGATGATAAAGAAGTGTTGCTGCTCAGCTCCGGAGAGATCACCACGAAGTCCATCAACGGGCACCTGGAGTTACCACCCACAGAGGACCTAAAGCAGGGCATCCTGTCCCTGAATATTAACGCAGTGACAGTGTCGGACCAGGGCGTCTACAGATGCCTCTACAGAGCTGTTGATTTCGAAACTCCAAAGAGTGGAGATCCTGAAACCTACACCCTCCGAGTTTTAG AGTCTACATGGATGGAGGAAGCTTTTAACGTCACTGAAATGACCAGTTTAAGCAGCAGTACAGAGACTACTGAATTAACTACCTCTACTAATGGAGACGCCACTACAGCGCAGGACACTGGTACAG CATCTACGCCATGGATGGAGGAAGCTTTTAACGTCACTGAAATGACCAGTTTAAGCAGCAGTACAGAGACTACTGAATTAACTACCTCTACTAATGGAAACGCAACTACAGCGCAGGACACTGCTACAG TGACCTCAGAAATGCTGCCACAATCTAACACAACTATTGACTTCACTTGGTTTATTGATGATGCCAGTGAAGGCGGCACTACGATACAGGATACAACTGAAG AGATTCTTCCAGAGCCAAGCCCAACTGCTGACGTTTTCGGGTTCATTGTCGATAACAGTGCTGACAGTACTACAATACAGGATACTGAAGGAG TGATTTCACAGATACATCCTCAGCCAAGTCCAACTGCTCACCTTATTGGGTTCATTGCTGATAACAGTGCTGACAGCACCACAGTAGAAGATACTGTGGAAG AGACGATACCACACCCAAGCAGGACTAAAGACTTTGCTGGGTTAGTTGCAGATTCCAGGGATGACATCAACGGAGGTCAGGATTTACTGGAAG